GGCCGACGAAGGGGTCGGTCATGAGCTTGAACGCCAGCGCCGAGAACTTCTCGTCGTCCTTGGCGTAGCGCACCACTTCCTTCTCATCGTCATCGACGCCGGCGACCGGGGGAATATCGATCGGCGAAGGCAGATACTGAATGACCGCATCGAGCATGCGCTGCACGCCCTTGTTCTTGAACGCGGTGCCGCACAGCATCGGCTGGATCTCGCACGCCAGGGTGCGGGCACGCAGACCGGCGATGACTTCTTCCTCGGACAGCTCGCCTTCCTCGAGGTACTTGTTCATCAGGTCTTCGTTGGCTTCGGCAGCCGCCTCGACCATATTCGCACGCCACTCTTCGGCCACGCCGACGAGCTCGGCCGGAATCTCGCGGTATTCGAACTTCATGCCCTGGGAAGCTTCGTCCCAGATCACCGCCTTCATCTTGAGCAGGTCGATGACGCCGGTAAACGAGTCTTCCGCGCCGATCGGCACGACGACCGGAACCGGATTCGCCTTCAGGCGCGTCTTCATCTGATCGACGACCTTGAAGAAGTTGGCACCGGAGCGGTCCATCTTGTTCACGAAGGCAAGACGCGGCACCTTGTACTTGGTCGCCTGGCGCCACACCGTCTCGGACTGGGGCTGAACGCCACCGACCGCGCAGTACACCATGCACGCACCGTCGAGCACGCGCATCGAGCGCTCGACTTCGATGGTGAAGTCGACGTGTCCCGGCGTGTCGATGATGTTGAAGCGATGTTCGGGGAAGGAGTTATCCATCCCCTTCCAGAAGCAGGTCACGGCCGCCGACGTGATGGTGATGCCGCGCTCCTGCTCCTGCACCATCCAGTCGGTGGTCGCAGCACCGTCATGCACCTCACCGAGCTTATGACTCACGCCGGTATAGAAGAGGATGCGCTCGGTCGTAGTCGTCTTGCCGGCGTCGATGTGAGCGGAAATACCGATATTGCGGTAACGCTCGATAGGAGTCTTGCGAGCCACGTTTTACCTGCCTTCTGTTCTGTTATGCGCGTTTGTGACGCGATGAACCATTTCATGCGTTAGAAAACATTCGAGCCCTCTACAGGGCCCGAATCACCGCTACCGAAGAAAATCAGAAGCGGTAGTGAGAGAACGCCTTGTTCGCTTCGGCCATGCGGTGAACTTCTTCACGCTTCTTCATCGCCGCCCCGCGCCCTTCCGCGGCTTCCATCAGCTCGCCGGCGAGGCGCTGGGCCATCGACTTCTCGGCACGCTTGCGCGCTGCTTCGCGCAGCCAGCGCATCGACAGCGCCATGCGGCGGGACGGACGCACTTCGACCGGAACCTGGTAGTTGGCACCGCCGACGCGGCGACTCTTCACTTCAACCACGGGCTTCACGTTACCGACCGCAGCGGCGAATACTTCGAGCGGATCCTTCGCCTTGGTGGTGATGTGCTGGAACGCGCCATAGACGATGCGCTCCGCAACGGACTTCTTGCCCGACTGCATGATCACGTTGATGAACTTCGAGACATCCTGGTTTCCGAACTTCGGATCCGGCAGGACCTCGCGCTTGGGTACTTCACGA
The window above is part of the Thauera aromatica K172 genome. Proteins encoded here:
- the rpsG gene encoding 30S ribosomal protein S7, with the protein product MPRRREVPKREVLPDPKFGNQDVSKFINVIMQSGKKSVAERIVYGAFQHITTKAKDPLEVFAAAVGNVKPVVEVKSRRVGGANYQVPVEVRPSRRMALSMRWLREAARKRAEKSMAQRLAGELMEAAEGRGAAMKKREEVHRMAEANKAFSHYRF